TGCGGCTGTGATGGCGTAAAGCCCATGAGTGCTTCTAGCTCGCCCACCCGCTTTTTGGCGTAGGCGTAGGCATTATCAAAAGTGTTTTTATCGCCACGCAAACCTTCGGCAAAAAACGCCCGTCCAAAATAACTCAAATCGGCGTTATGACTGCACCCAAAAGACGCTCTATCGGCAGCCGATGCGGTGATAATAAGCGTGGTCGGTGATGCCAAACTCTCAATAAACGCACCCGAGTAGCACGATGAGATGACAATCACCCGCCAACGAATGCCCGATGCATCCAGTGTCTCTTTTAGCCACACAGGGTCAATGTCATCCAAATCCAGTGGCGGGTTATCCAGCACCAAATCCCCTAAAATCTGACCACTCTCATCCACCGCTCCGTGTGAGCTTAACGTCAAAAACAGCACATCTTCATCAGCATTCATCTGCTTACCGATGGTTTGGAGTGTCTCGTGAATGCTGGTCTTGGTGGCGATGGGGTCAGACTGCCATGTGTTTGGGTTATTGATGAGTGCAATCGATTTGCCCTTTGTACCAAAACGCACATCAAACAGCTGTTTTGCCTGCTCTATTTCATTGGTAAAGACATCCAACTCACTATATCCTGCCACACCCATAAAGTACCAGTCGGTCTCGCCCGTCTCCGACTTTTCAATGCCTGCCAAATGGTCTGCCAAAATCATCGGCTGGGCATAAAAAGCGGTCTCGCTGATGGTCGGGTTTTGGTTTTTTACCTTAAAAATGGGTTGGTCTGCCACGTTTTTTTGCCATACTACCAACAGGGCAATCGCCCCGATCATCATGATGACTCGCTCCCACCACTGCCAGTGCAAACGTTTGGCAAAAATCAGAAGCAGTGCTGCCGTCTGCCACACAAACAGTGCCACGAACAAATCTGGCAAAATGCGATACATCCAGTTTGGTAGCCAGTTTTGCAAGCTCAAAAACTGCATGCCACTTTGCACCAAAATCAGTAGCGTATCCGCCACAAGCCACAAAATCACAGGCACAAACAGCAGTGAATAGTTGAGCGTACGCTTGGCAAGCAAAATCCCTGCAATGAGCATGATGGTCGGCCAAATCAGATAACTGATGAGTCCTTGCTCGTTAAAATCACTGCCAAAATGTGCTGTCAGCCATGCCAGCAAAATATTGACCGCCAACGCCAATAAAGCAAATAGCACAAACTGCCCAAACGTGGGCTTAACCCAATTAAAGGCACGTACTGACCCCACCAACATCCACAAGGCAGCGACGATATTGGCGGCAAAGTTTAGGGAAAATCTTGGTAAAGACTGTATTTTTAGGGATTGTAGTGACAAATGGCGACTCTTTATCAGATATAAAACAAAAAGCTAATTTGGCTTATTTTCGCAAAAATTTACAGCTGTGGCAAGTGATTTTGTAAAAAATCAGTGTATGGCTGTTCATATGGCTGTTCATATGGCTGTTCATATGACCATTTATCCATGCTATTTATCCATGCTAAACGTTTGGCATCACCTACCAAATATTAAATCGGCTCGGTCGGCTTTTAAGAAACTTTTAAGAAATTTAAGAAACTTTTAAGAAAAAAGTTATGTTTATCCAAAAACCATAAATTTTTTATGGGCTTTTAAAAATTTGCTGTCAAAACTGATAAATGTGTTAAAATGTGGATTATTTGCAAACACAATTTACCTAATGTCATGAATAAGATATGATTATTTGGTTGCACATAACATGACCACATAACGCATTTTATAAAAATGCCATGAGTATGGGCATGCCCCAATCAATGACCAATATAAAAGATGAGTGAAAAGATAAAAAACCCTGATTTGGGTAAACTAGCAAAGAACTTGTGCTTTTGGAACAGATGACATGACCAGTATCTACCTACTCATTCCGCTAAGTCTTATGTTGTTCGTTGTGGCGATTTGGGCGATTGCTTATGCGGTCAAGTCCAACCAGTTTGAAGATTTAGACAATGCCCCCGACCAAATCATCTTAGATGACCGTCAAGCTCGCCGTGATGCCTTAAATCACGCCAGCAAGGCAACCCAAAACAACCAACGTAATAAGGATGACGCATGAGTATCGTATTATTAGCGCCCGCCCTTGCCATGGGCTTTTTGGGATCACCACACTGCATGGGGATGTGTGGTGGTATCGTAACTGCTTTTGGCATCTCCATGAAGAACCTAAGCCCACAAAAACGTGGCATGCTCATCGCAACCTATCACACTGGACGTTTGATGAGTTATATGGCTCTTGGGCTGATTGCAACCATCTTTGGCGAGACGGTGCTTGCCCCCTTCATGACGGGCAACGCCCTGCCCCGCATCGTGCTGGGTCTGGCGATTGTGTTTGCCGCCCTGCTCATGCTTGGCGTGCCATTTCTAAATCGCCTTGAAAAAGTGGGACTGGGTCTTTGGAATCGCCTTGCTCCCATCCGTCAAAAGGTACTGCCCATGGACAGCCTGCCTAAGGCTCTTGGGGCAGGACTGCTGTGGGGACTGCTGCCTTGTGGTCTGGTCTATGGGGCTTTGGTGATGGCGATGAGTGTGGCGGCGACAGGACATGAACCCATCATGGGCGTACTGTTCATGCTTGTCTTTGGACTGGGTACTCTGCCCATGCTTATCATGACCGGGGCAACGCTATCATGGTTACAACAAAAGGTCAAGACCTTTAACCTGCGTAAATTTAGCGGTGCTGTCATGCTCATCTCAGGGCTGTTTGTCATGCTCTCGCCTACCGTCATGCACCTCATGCACGGTCATCATCATGGCGGGCATGCCCATCACAATCATGAACATAGCCATGAGCATGGTCATGCACATAGTCATGAACACAGCCATTAAATGAGCCAAGACGCTCATGCAGGGCATGAACATCATCATGGACATGGTGAACATCAGCACAGTCATGAACACAGCTCTCATGGACACAGCCACGACCACCATCATTAAATGCCATCATCAAAGCCCCGTCATGGGGCTTTGACATGATTGGGCGGATGTTTTTATGGACACGCAAAGCCAACCCCCAAAACCTATGGCAAATATCGAATTCATTGGGTGTACAACAAACCACACCCCATTATCAATCACTACTTATTCTCATTGCTAGCCTTTTTAACCTGAAAAATTTTTGATTTTATGATAAAATACTGAAAAATTTTTAACCCAAAACCGCCATGCTAGAAATCCGCCATTTGCAAATGCTCTCCGCCCTTGACCGCCTCGGTTCGCTTGCCATGACTGCCGATGAGCTCAATTTGACCGCATCCGCCATTTCTCACCAGTTAAAAGAGCTAGAAAGCTATTATGACATTACGCTGGTCAATCGCCGTACTCGCCCTGTAACCTTTACGCCAGCAGGTCGCTTGGTTTTGCAGCTTGCCGATAATGTCCTGCCGCAAGTCGCTCGCACCAAAGCCGACATAAGACGTTTGGCACACGGACAAGCAGGGCAACTAAGACTGGCAAGCGAGTGCCATAGCTGTTTTGATTGGCTCATGCCGATTTTAAATGTCTATCGTAACGAGTATAGCGATGTGGAGTTGGATTTTGCCTCTGGCTTTGAACCCGAACCACACCAAATGCTCCTAGACGGCGACATTGACCTACTCATCACGGCAAGCGATTTGCCGATAGATGGGATTTATTATGAGCCACTGTTTACCTACGAAAGTCGCCTTGTGATGTCGCCCACGCACCGCTTGGCAAGCCATAGCGTGATAACTCCTACCGACCTAGCGGACGAGACACTCATCGCCTATCCTGTGGAGCAGACTCGCCTTGATGTCATTGCTAAATTTTTAGAGCCAAATGGCGTTACCCCCAAACATATTCGCACGACCGAGCTTACCGCCATGCTCATTCAGCTGGTGGCAAGCGAGCGGGGTGTGTCGGCACTGCCCGACTGGGTGGCGAGCGAATATGAGAAAAAAGGCTGGGTGGTAACACGTCCGCTCGGGGCGGGGGTATATTGTCAGCTGTATGCAGGGGTGCGTGCAAGTAGTATGGATATGGCGTATGTGAAGGGGTTTTTGGGGTTACTTGAAGGGATTAAAAAGCCGTAATCGGACAGTAAAAGATGATGGCAAATATAGTGATTTTGACGGATTGGCATTTGATGTGGATAAATTTGGATAATATGTTTGATTTATCTTAGGCAGTTTTTATTTTATTTTGCCTTGTCAAATAAAATCTTTCTATTTTAATCTTGCCACCTTTAACCCCATCAAACTTAACCCTGTTAAACCACGCCTAAAAATGGGACAACCATCATTTACGCTATTTACCCCCTGCCACCCACAACAAATTTTTATTGCAAAATCCCACCTATTTCACTTAAAATAATCAATTTGCCTTTATAAAATGGGGATTGCCCCCATAAATATAAATTCATCACATCTTTACCGAGCGTTAAATTTTTATGAGCGTATTTGCCATTGGTCAGCGTTATTTGTCCGATTCTGAGAGTAATTTGGGGTTGGGCGTGGTCATCGAAGTGGACGACCGCTGTGTTCACATCTTATTCCCCCAAAGCGAAGAAAAACGAGTATATGCCAAAGCGTCCGCTCAACTGTCACGGGTGGTCTTTGGCAGTGGCGACACCATTTTTGACCAAGACGGGCAAGAGTTCGTGGTGGCAAGCTGTGAAGAGATAGCCGATGTCATGCGTTATCACTTGACCTGTGGCAAAAGTCTCATGGAAACTCGCCTATCGGCAAACATCACGCTCGCCAAGCCCTTGGAGCGACTGTTGGCAGGACGCATTGAGCATAATGAGCATTATGAAGTCCGCCAAGACGCCTTGAAACTCAACGCCATGCTCACCCGTCACCCCTTGCGTGGACTCATCGGGGCAAGAGTGGATATCATCAACCATCAGCTCTACATCGCCCACGAAGTCGGCAAACGCCTAGCCCCCCGAGTACTGTTGGCGGATGAAGTGGGACTGGGCAAGACGATAGAAGCAGGGCTTATCGTTCATCAACAGCTCATCACAGGACGGGCAAATCGAGTGCTTATCCTTGTTCCTGACAGCTTACAATATCAGTGGATGATAGAGTTAAAACGCCGATTTAACTTAGACTTTGCCATTTTTGACCTAGTACGGACAGCGTCCATCAAAGAGCATAACCCTGATGAAAACGTCTTTGGCACCGAACAGCTCATCATTGCTAGCATTGATTTATTGCTTGACCATCACGACCTATATGAGCAGGCGTATGCGTCGGGCTTTGATTTACTTGTGGTGGATGAAGCCCATCATCTGCATTGGGACAGCGAACAAGGCGGTAATGACAAATACGAGCTGGTGGCGGATTTTGCCAATCACATCGCAGGGGTATTATTACTCACTGCAACCCCTGAACAGCTTGGCGTGGAGAGTCATTTTGCCCGCCTGCGACTGCTTGACCCACACCGATTTGATGACCTAGATGATTTTATCGCGTCCCAAGACGCCTTTGCGGACGTGGCAATGGTGGCAACCTTGCTGATAGACGGTAAAGATTTGACCGACAAACAAATCACGGCAGTGGCAGGACTGCTCGGCTTTGATGTCAGTGAGATTGCCGACATCAACACCAATGACAAGCTCCGTCAGCACATCATTAACGAGCTACTAGACCGTCACGGCACAGGGCGAGTGCTATTTCGTAACACCCGAGACAGCGTACAGGGCTTTTATGGGCGTACCAGTATCGCCTATCCACTCCCCCTACCAACAGCGTGGCAAAATACCCCTTATACTCATGGCAAACTGCGTGAACAGCTGTGGGGCGAAGAGAGTTTTCCTGACGGCTCGTGGCTAGAAGCTGACCCCCGAGTGCCGTGGCTCATTGAGCTATTAAAAAATGACCTAAAACACAACAAAGTCCTACTCATCGCCCGTTCAGGGGCAACCATTGAAAGTTTAGAGGCGGTACTGCGTCTGCATGCTGGCATTAAGACCGCCATTTTTACCGAGCAGATGAGCCTGCTAGAACGTGATCAAGCGGCAGCCTATTTTGCTGATACACATGGGGCTCAGATACTGCTGTGTAGCGAGATTGGCTCAGAGGGGCGTAATTTTCAATTTGCCCAAGATTTGGTGCTGTTTGATTTGCCTGCCAACCCTGACACGTTAGAGCAACGTATCGGACGACTTGACCGTATCGGACAAATCGCCCAAATCCGCCTGCACGTCCCCTTTGTCGTTGGCACTGCCCAAGAACGCTTGTATCATTGGTATGACCACGCCCTAAATATTTTTAACCACATCAGTCCGACCGCCCAAACAGTGCAAGAGCATTTCATCGCTGATCTAAAACCCATGCTAGAAGGACAAAACAGCTTTGATGACTTTAATAGACTTGTAGCAAATGCAACCGCTCTACGCATACAACTTGAAAAAGAACTACAAGCAGGACGAGATCGCCTGTTAGAGTATAACTCATGCCGCCCCAGCGTATCAGGGCGTATCGTACAAGCCATGCACGAGATGGATAATGCACAAGTATTGCCAGTATTTCTTGACCGCTATCTGGACGCACTCAACGTCGATTATAGCATTAGCCGTGATGATTCGTGGGTCATTCATCCCATTGACAGCACCGAAGTGCAGGACATCTCGGGACTGCCCCTTGACGAAGACGGTATGACCCTAACTTTTGACCGCACCCAAGCCCTGACCCGTGAAGACATGGCGTACATGACCTTAGAACATCCGCTCATGACGGGCGTGTTGGAGTCCATCAAGTCAGGCACCTTTGGCAACACCAGCGTGGTGCTGTTAAAGTCATCCGCCATGCCA
This Moraxella sp. K1664 DNA region includes the following protein-coding sequences:
- a CDS encoding LysR family transcriptional regulator, translated to MLEIRHLQMLSALDRLGSLAMTADELNLTASAISHQLKELESYYDITLVNRRTRPVTFTPAGRLVLQLADNVLPQVARTKADIRRLAHGQAGQLRLASECHSCFDWLMPILNVYRNEYSDVELDFASGFEPEPHQMLLDGDIDLLITASDLPIDGIYYEPLFTYESRLVMSPTHRLASHSVITPTDLADETLIAYPVEQTRLDVIAKFLEPNGVTPKHIRTTELTAMLIQLVASERGVSALPDWVASEYEKKGWVVTRPLGAGVYCQLYAGVRASSMDMAYVKGFLGLLEGIKKP
- the ccoS gene encoding cbb3-type cytochrome oxidase assembly protein CcoS, with product MTSIYLLIPLSLMLFVVAIWAIAYAVKSNQFEDLDNAPDQIILDDRQARRDALNHASKATQNNQRNKDDA
- a CDS encoding C13 family peptidase translates to MSLQSLKIQSLPRFSLNFAANIVAALWMLVGSVRAFNWVKPTFGQFVLFALLALAVNILLAWLTAHFGSDFNEQGLISYLIWPTIMLIAGILLAKRTLNYSLLFVPVILWLVADTLLILVQSGMQFLSLQNWLPNWMYRILPDLFVALFVWQTAALLLIFAKRLHWQWWERVIMMIGAIALLVVWQKNVADQPIFKVKNQNPTISETAFYAQPMILADHLAGIEKSETGETDWYFMGVAGYSELDVFTNEIEQAKQLFDVRFGTKGKSIALINNPNTWQSDPIATKTSIHETLQTIGKQMNADEDVLFLTLSSHGAVDESGQILGDLVLDNPPLDLDDIDPVWLKETLDASGIRWRVIVISSCYSGAFIESLASPTTLIITASAADRASFGCSHNADLSYFGRAFFAEGLRGDKNTFDNAYAYAKKRVGELEALMGFTPSQPQMYVGSLMKTALPELEQTLFDNSQEPTMPADGKP
- the rapA gene encoding RNA polymerase-associated protein RapA, with the protein product MSVFAIGQRYLSDSESNLGLGVVIEVDDRCVHILFPQSEEKRVYAKASAQLSRVVFGSGDTIFDQDGQEFVVASCEEIADVMRYHLTCGKSLMETRLSANITLAKPLERLLAGRIEHNEHYEVRQDALKLNAMLTRHPLRGLIGARVDIINHQLYIAHEVGKRLAPRVLLADEVGLGKTIEAGLIVHQQLITGRANRVLILVPDSLQYQWMIELKRRFNLDFAIFDLVRTASIKEHNPDENVFGTEQLIIASIDLLLDHHDLYEQAYASGFDLLVVDEAHHLHWDSEQGGNDKYELVADFANHIAGVLLLTATPEQLGVESHFARLRLLDPHRFDDLDDFIASQDAFADVAMVATLLIDGKDLTDKQITAVAGLLGFDVSEIADINTNDKLRQHIINELLDRHGTGRVLFRNTRDSVQGFYGRTSIAYPLPLPTAWQNTPYTHGKLREQLWGEESFPDGSWLEADPRVPWLIELLKNDLKHNKVLLIARSGATIESLEAVLRLHAGIKTAIFTEQMSLLERDQAAAYFADTHGAQILLCSEIGSEGRNFQFAQDLVLFDLPANPDTLEQRIGRLDRIGQIAQIRLHVPFVVGTAQERLYHWYDHALNIFNHISPTAQTVQEHFIADLKPMLEGQNSFDDFNRLVANATALRIQLEKELQAGRDRLLEYNSCRPSVSGRIVQAMHEMDNAQVLPVFLDRYLDALNVDYSISRDDSWVIHPIDSTEVQDISGLPLDEDGMTLTFDRTQALTREDMAYMTLEHPLMTGVLESIKSGTFGNTSVVLLKSSAMPQGLMLIENHFRVEAIAPKHLNLSAYLSGQIIRVLLAENGNDLTKVATPDKLLPIIDRLDKAKARQVVKARHEVIGNITALAKTKATDELSAISTSAQSQFADHLDKEIGRLQRLQAINPNVRDDEIAQLIEMKEQGLTALANLSLVPDSIRVLICVKPD
- a CDS encoding sulfite exporter TauE/SafE family protein; this translates as MSIVLLAPALAMGFLGSPHCMGMCGGIVTAFGISMKNLSPQKRGMLIATYHTGRLMSYMALGLIATIFGETVLAPFMTGNALPRIVLGLAIVFAALLMLGVPFLNRLEKVGLGLWNRLAPIRQKVLPMDSLPKALGAGLLWGLLPCGLVYGALVMAMSVAATGHEPIMGVLFMLVFGLGTLPMLIMTGATLSWLQQKVKTFNLRKFSGAVMLISGLFVMLSPTVMHLMHGHHHGGHAHHNHEHSHEHGHAHSHEHSH